A stretch of the Macaca mulatta isolate MMU2019108-1 chromosome 14, T2T-MMU8v2.0, whole genome shotgun sequence genome encodes the following:
- the APOA5 gene encoding apolipoprotein A-V: MASMAAVLTWALALLSAFSATQARKGFWDYFSQTSGDKGRVEQIHQQKMAREPASLKDSLEQDLNNMNKFLEKLRPLSGSEAPRLPQDPVGMRQQLQEELEEVKARLQPYMAEAHELVGWNLEGLRQHLKPYTMDLMEQVALRVQELQEQLRVVGEDTKAQLLGGVDEARALLQELQSRVVNHTGRFREFFHPYAESLVSGIGRHVQELHRRVASHAPASPARLSRCVQVLSRKLTLKAKALHTRIQQNLDQLRDELSRAFAGTGTEEGAGPDPQMLSEEVRQRLQAFRQDTYLQIAAFTQAIDQETEEVQQQLAPPPPGHSAFTPEFQQTDSGKVLSKLQARLDDLWEDITHSLHDQGHSHLGEP; the protein is encoded by the exons ATGGCAAGCATGGCTGCCGTGCTCACCTGGGCTCTGGCTCTTCTTTCAG CGTTTTCGGCCACCCAGGCACGGAAAGGCTTCTGGGACTACTTCAGTCAGACAAGCGGGGACAAAGGCAGGGTGGAGCAGATCCATCAGCAGAAGATGGCCCGCGAGCCCGC GAGCCTGAAAGACAGCCTTGAGCAAGACCTCAACAATATGAACAAGTTCCTGGAAAAGCTCAGGCCTCTGAGTGGGAGCGAGGCTCCTCGGCTCCCACAGGACCCGGTGGGCATGCGGCAGCAGCTGCaggaggagttggaggaggtGAAGGCGCGCCTCCAGCCCTACATGGCAGAAGCGCACGAGCTGGTGGGCTGGAATTTGGAAGGCTTGCGGCAGCACCTGAAGCCCTACACGATGGATCTGATGGAGCAGGTGGCCCTGCGCGTGCAGGAGCTGCAGGAGCAGTTGCGCGTGGTGGGAGAAGACACCAAGGCCCAGCTGCTGGGGGGCGTGGACGAGGCGCGGGCTTTGCTGCAGGAACTACAGAGCCGTGTGGTGAACCACACTGGCCGCTTCAGAGAGTTCTTCCACCCCTACGCCGAGAGCCTGGTGAGCGGCATCGGGCGCCACGTGCAGGAGCTGCACCGCAGGGTGGCTTCACACGCCCCAGCCAGTCCCGCGCGCCTCAGTCGCTGCGTGCAGGTGCTCTCCCGGAAGCTCACGCTCAAGGCCAAGGCCCTGCACACACGCATCCAGCAGAACCTGGACCAGCTGCGCGATGAGCTCAGCAGGGCCTTTGCAGGCACTGGGACTGAGGAGGGGGCCGGCCCAGATCCCCAGATGCTCTCGGAAGAGGTGCGCCAGCGACTCCAGGCTTTCCGCCAGGACACGTACCTGCAGATCGCTGCCTTCACTCAGGCCATCGACCAGGAGACTGAGGAAGTCCAGCAGCAGCTGGCGCCACCTCCACCAGGCCACAGCGCCTTCACCCCAGAGTTTCAACAAACGGACAGTGGCAAGGTTCTGAGCAAGCTGCAGGCCCGTCTGGATGACCTGTGGGAAGACATCACTCACAGCCTTCATGACCAAGGCCACAGCCACCTGGGGGAGCCCTGA